The following are from one region of the Moritella sp. 24 genome:
- a CDS encoding acetoacetate--CoA ligase yields the protein MTVQFTVPIWTPSQARIDGSNINRYLHFLRDEYSLTFVHYQQLHQWSIDNTALFWGSIVTFFKFKGHFDLNRIFIQDDCFYRCQWFPGSTLNFAENLLFPNNISTNKNEKSNQDKLAIISRGEDGRRTELSYNELRNEVTRVAGAMRELGVVKGDRVAGLLPNSSEAIIAMLATSSIGAIWSSCSPDFGHQGVLDRFHQIQPKLLFACNGYQYAGKQINIMDKVTAIANKLQDLRKLVIIPYLKTPQDSQPSNIDNQHLKNTIQCGWQHFSAAIPRSLTFEAVQFSDPLYILYSSGTTGMPKCIIHSVGGTLLQHVKELVLHTDVSVDDHIFYYTTCGWMMWNWLVSSLSQGATLVLFDGSPFYPHQQILFELADTEKVSIFGASAKYFSACDKALLRPQQDYSLNHLNTILSTGSTLTHESYDYIYQHIKKDICVSSISGGTDIISCFMLGMSTLPVYRGELQCLGLGMDVDFIKGELVCRQPFPSMPTGFWQDPYKLKYHNAYFTRFDNIWAQGDYGELIKHYVEPTDKINIAPTINSMQQDINVNQIGVMLHGRSDAVLNPGGVRIGTAEIYRQVEKLAVVQESIAIAQQWHDDVRVILFVRLSTHVNLDALLISQIKNIIRTNTSPRHVPAKIIAVADIPRTISGKIVELAVRNIVHGIEVTNKDALANPEALDLFANLTELQCD from the coding sequence ATGACAGTACAGTTTACAGTGCCTATCTGGACTCCAAGCCAAGCCCGTATTGATGGCAGTAACATTAACCGTTACCTGCATTTTTTACGTGATGAATACAGCCTTACATTTGTACATTACCAACAATTACATCAGTGGAGTATTGATAATACCGCTTTATTCTGGGGGTCGATTGTTACCTTTTTCAAATTTAAAGGCCACTTTGATCTTAATCGCATTTTTATTCAAGATGATTGTTTTTACCGCTGCCAGTGGTTCCCAGGCTCAACATTGAATTTTGCTGAAAACCTGTTATTTCCCAATAATATTTCGACCAATAAAAATGAAAAATCAAACCAAGATAAACTCGCGATCATCAGTCGTGGTGAAGACGGTCGACGTACAGAACTCAGTTATAACGAGTTACGTAATGAAGTCACTCGCGTGGCTGGAGCCATGCGAGAATTAGGTGTAGTCAAAGGCGATCGTGTCGCTGGTTTATTACCCAATAGTAGCGAAGCCATTATTGCCATGTTGGCCACCAGCAGTATTGGCGCAATCTGGTCATCTTGCTCTCCCGATTTTGGACATCAAGGCGTCTTAGACAGGTTTCATCAGATCCAACCTAAATTATTGTTTGCCTGTAACGGTTATCAGTATGCCGGTAAACAAATTAATATCATGGATAAAGTGACCGCCATTGCCAATAAATTACAAGATCTACGCAAACTTGTTATTATTCCCTATTTAAAGACACCACAAGATTCTCAACCAAGCAACATAGATAACCAACACCTTAAAAATACCATACAATGCGGCTGGCAACATTTCAGCGCAGCTATCCCCCGCTCGCTCACCTTTGAAGCTGTACAGTTTTCGGATCCCTTGTATATACTCTATTCATCAGGCACAACGGGCATGCCTAAATGTATCATCCACAGTGTCGGAGGCACGTTATTACAGCATGTCAAAGAACTGGTATTGCATACAGATGTGAGTGTCGATGACCACATTTTTTATTATACAACCTGTGGCTGGATGATGTGGAACTGGCTTGTCAGTAGCTTATCTCAAGGTGCCACCTTAGTGCTATTTGACGGCTCACCTTTTTATCCTCATCAGCAAATACTGTTTGAACTAGCTGACACAGAAAAGGTGTCTATTTTTGGTGCCAGTGCGAAGTATTTTTCAGCCTGTGATAAAGCATTATTACGCCCCCAGCAAGACTATAGTCTCAACCATTTAAACACCATTTTATCGACAGGGTCGACTTTAACACACGAGAGTTATGATTATATTTATCAGCACATTAAAAAGGATATATGCGTTTCAAGCATCTCTGGTGGCACGGATATTATTTCTTGCTTTATGCTAGGCATGTCTACCTTACCCGTATATCGAGGCGAGCTACAATGCCTAGGTTTAGGCATGGACGTTGACTTTATAAAAGGGGAATTGGTTTGTCGTCAACCCTTTCCCTCCATGCCAACCGGTTTTTGGCAAGACCCTTATAAGCTGAAATACCATAACGCTTATTTTACACGGTTCGATAACATTTGGGCACAGGGTGATTACGGCGAGCTAATTAAGCATTACGTCGAGCCCACAGATAAAATAAACATCGCCCCCACTATAAATAGCATGCAGCAAGACATCAATGTGAATCAAATTGGCGTGATGCTCCACGGTCGATCCGATGCTGTATTAAACCCTGGTGGCGTTCGTATCGGTACCGCAGAAATATACCGGCAAGTAGAGAAATTAGCCGTCGTGCAAGAATCGATTGCGATCGCTCAGCAATGGCATGATGATGTTCGCGTTATTCTATTTGTGCGCCTGTCTACTCATGTTAATTTAGATGCCCTGTTAATATCACAAATAAAAAACATTATCCGAACCAATACCAGCCCAAGGCACGTCCCCGCTAAAATAATTGCCGTGGCCGATATCCCAAGAACCATTAGCGGTAAGATCGTCGAACTTGCAGTACGTAACATCGTACATGGTATCGAGGTGACAAATAAAGATGCTCTCGCCAATCCGGAAGCCTTAGACTTGTTTGCTAACCTCACTGAGCTACAATGTGACTAG
- a CDS encoding electron transfer flavoprotein subunit alpha/FixB family protein yields MAILIVAEHDNKVLQTATLSVLSAATELAQHTDDRELHLLIIGYECQSVVEIAQGIAGVSQILVSDHQIYQSPLAENIASLIVSAAQEQSSADYSHILTSASTSGKDYQPRVAALLDVAQISDIISIESADTFKRPIYAGKAIATVQSIDRIKVITVRSSVFMPVLLITGNKVPITVLNPQADSGKSTFINAALTQSSRPELTTAKVIVAGGRGMKNAENFKLLDTLADQLNGAVGASRAAVDAGFVANDLQIGQTGKIVAPDLYIAVGISGAIQHIAGISGSKVIVAINNDPDAPIFDIADYGLVADLFEVLPELTTVLKVKG; encoded by the coding sequence ATGGCAATTTTGATCGTGGCTGAACATGATAACAAGGTTCTTCAAACGGCCACTCTGAGCGTGCTTTCTGCTGCGACTGAATTAGCGCAGCACACTGATGATCGCGAATTACACTTGCTTATTATTGGTTATGAATGTCAGTCCGTTGTTGAAATTGCACAGGGGATAGCAGGGGTTAGCCAAATACTGGTTTCCGATCATCAAATTTACCAGTCGCCATTAGCTGAAAATATTGCTTCATTAATTGTATCGGCAGCACAAGAACAAAGCAGCGCTGATTACAGTCACATCCTTACTTCTGCAAGTACAAGTGGGAAAGACTATCAACCGCGTGTCGCAGCGCTGCTAGATGTTGCTCAAATATCCGATATTATTAGTATCGAATCTGCAGATACATTTAAACGGCCGATTTATGCAGGCAAGGCAATTGCTACCGTGCAGTCGATTGATCGTATTAAAGTGATAACGGTACGGAGTAGCGTATTTATGCCAGTGCTGTTAATCACAGGTAACAAAGTACCTATCACTGTGCTTAACCCACAAGCGGACAGTGGTAAATCGACGTTTATTAATGCGGCATTAACTCAATCATCTCGACCTGAGTTAACGACTGCGAAGGTGATTGTTGCTGGTGGGCGTGGGATGAAAAACGCAGAGAATTTTAAGCTGCTTGATACACTTGCAGATCAACTTAATGGTGCTGTTGGTGCGAGTCGTGCTGCGGTTGATGCTGGTTTTGTGGCAAACGATTTGCAAATAGGGCAAACAGGAAAAATTGTTGCTCCCGATTTGTATATCGCGGTCGGAATATCAGGTGCAATCCAACATATTGCCGGTATTAGTGGCAGCAAGGTGATTGTTGCCATTAATAATGATCCTGATGCGCCTATTTTTGATATCGCAGATTATGGATTAGTGGCAGACTTGTTTGAAGTACTGCCAGAGTTAACCACTGTATTGAAAGTAAAAGGGTGA
- a CDS encoding YeeE/YedE family protein, translating to MTELAFFDSILGGLILSSSALLLLFGIGKVCGISGIFYGLKNLHSSGEYWRIMFILGLIISPFFAGLFGFSLPSSIDVSWSAIIIGGLLVGIGSRVGSGCTSGHGICGIGRLSARSIIATITFMSTAMITVFIVNNVFAIN from the coding sequence ATGACTGAATTAGCATTTTTTGACTCAATTTTAGGTGGGCTTATTTTATCAAGTTCCGCTTTATTACTGCTGTTTGGCATAGGTAAAGTCTGTGGTATATCGGGGATTTTCTATGGCTTAAAAAATTTGCATTCGTCAGGTGAATACTGGCGAATCATGTTTATCCTCGGATTGATCATCAGTCCATTTTTCGCCGGTTTATTCGGATTTTCATTACCGAGTAGCATTGATGTGAGCTGGTCTGCAATTATCATTGGTGGTTTACTCGTTGGTATCGGTTCTCGCGTGGGCTCTGGCTGTACTAGTGGTCACGGTATTTGTGGTATTGGACGACTGTCTGCTCGCTCAATAATAGCAACTATCACCTTTATGAGCACCGCTATGATTACCGTTTTTATCGTCAATAACGTTTTTGCCATCAACTAA
- the glgC gene encoding glucose-1-phosphate adenylyltransferase — MQDTLTVVLAGGMGARLSPLTDNRAKPAVPFGGKYRIIDFTLTNCLHSGLRRILVLTQYKSHSLQKHLRDGWSIFNPELGEYVTVVPPQMRKGDKWYSGTADAIYQNLWLLSRSEAKYVVVLSGDHIYRMDYAPMLQRHKENGADLTIACMDVPVAEASDFGVMSIDETKKIIAFSEKPGQPTPLPNDPTKSLASMGIYIFTTEALIDALEQDAENPHSNHDFGQDIIPKLIDKEKVYAHRFAGNSGRVSKDAYWRDVGTIDSLYQANMDLLKHVSPIDLYQRDWAIRTYERQLPPARTTSSETGNEGIFINSLISNGVLISGGSVQNSVLSANVKINDAATIYASILFDNVEVGDHCQLQNCIIDKHVKIPPGTKIGVNAAEDAARFTISERGIVVVPSTYQFES, encoded by the coding sequence ATGCAAGATACATTAACGGTAGTACTCGCAGGCGGAATGGGCGCACGCCTTTCACCACTAACGGATAACAGAGCAAAACCAGCGGTTCCTTTCGGCGGAAAATATCGCATTATCGATTTCACCTTAACTAACTGTCTTCATTCGGGTTTAAGACGTATTCTGGTGCTAACTCAATACAAATCCCACTCTTTACAGAAACATCTACGTGACGGGTGGTCCATCTTTAATCCAGAGTTAGGCGAATACGTTACCGTTGTCCCGCCACAAATGCGCAAGGGAGATAAATGGTATAGCGGTACTGCCGATGCCATTTATCAGAACCTATGGTTACTATCACGTAGCGAAGCGAAATATGTCGTCGTACTTTCTGGCGATCATATCTACCGGATGGATTATGCGCCTATGCTACAACGCCATAAGGAAAATGGTGCCGACTTAACTATAGCCTGTATGGATGTTCCTGTTGCTGAAGCGAGTGACTTCGGAGTGATGTCTATAGATGAAACCAAAAAAATCATCGCATTTTCAGAAAAACCTGGGCAACCGACCCCACTACCAAACGATCCAACAAAAAGTCTTGCATCAATGGGGATCTACATTTTCACGACCGAAGCATTAATCGACGCGTTAGAACAAGATGCTGAAAACCCGCATTCAAACCATGATTTTGGTCAAGACATCATTCCTAAATTAATCGATAAAGAAAAAGTATACGCACACCGGTTTGCAGGCAACTCAGGTCGAGTGAGTAAGGATGCTTATTGGCGAGATGTGGGGACTATCGATTCTTTGTATCAAGCTAATATGGATCTGCTGAAGCATGTATCTCCAATAGATTTATACCAGCGTGATTGGGCAATAAGAACCTACGAGCGACAATTGCCACCAGCAAGAACGACGTCTTCGGAAACGGGGAATGAAGGGATTTTTATCAACTCGTTAATTTCTAATGGCGTATTAATATCAGGCGGGTCTGTTCAAAATTCCGTGCTTTCTGCCAATGTAAAAATCAACGATGCGGCAACGATTTATGCCAGTATACTGTTTGATAATGTTGAAGTTGGCGATCATTGTCAGCTACAAAATTGCATTATCGACAAACACGTTAAGATCCCACCAGGTACAAAAATTGGTGTGAACGCGGCAGAAGATGCTGCACGATTCACCATTTCAGAACGTGGTATTGTAGTCGTGCCATCGACTTATCAGTTTGAGTCGTAG
- a CDS encoding DUF6691 family protein codes for MTLFIALSIALFCGILFGFGLIVAQMVNPNKIFNFLNITGDWDPSLAFVMGSALLLFIPVYKILKKKLRQPLFARVFNLPIATLIDRRLIIGAGLFGIGWGISGICPGPALVNIASGEPKIIAFIFAMVLGMYISNYVNIVISQPND; via the coding sequence ATGACCCTTTTTATAGCGTTATCTATCGCCTTATTCTGCGGTATCTTGTTTGGTTTTGGTTTGATCGTCGCACAAATGGTCAACCCGAATAAAATATTCAATTTTCTTAATATTACCGGTGATTGGGATCCGAGTTTGGCTTTTGTTATGGGCTCGGCATTATTACTCTTCATTCCCGTTTACAAGATCCTAAAGAAAAAATTGAGGCAGCCTTTATTTGCACGTGTATTTAATTTGCCGATAGCAACCTTAATAGACCGTCGCTTAATTATCGGTGCTGGGTTATTTGGTATCGGTTGGGGAATATCAGGTATTTGTCCGGGGCCCGCCTTGGTTAATATCGCGAGTGGAGAGCCTAAAATTATTGCATTTATATTTGCAATGGTGCTGGGGATGTATATTTCTAACTATGTTAATATAGTGATATCACAGCCAAATGACTGA
- a CDS encoding hydroxymethylglutaryl-CoA lyase, producing MTSLLSDKVNLVADKINQLPDKVKIVEVGPRDGLQNEIEISLSDKISLINILSNTGLTMIESGSFVSPKWVPQMANSGELFKRIKRNRGITYSALTPNLIGLNAAIAANVDEVAIFGSASESFSRKNINCSINESLQLFEPVVTQALAAGLRVRGYISCTLGCPYEGYISINKVAKVAQQLHDMGCYQISLGDTVGVGTPESAKSMINAVSQHVPIDKLAVHFHDTYGQALANIYAALQLGISVIDSAVAGLGGCPYAQGASGNVATEDVVYMLNGLGIESGVDLNELIAAGNFICQRLNRHNGSKVALAYPTAQARFQSLI from the coding sequence ATGACTTCTCTGCTCTCAGATAAAGTGAATCTCGTCGCTGACAAGATTAATCAGCTCCCAGACAAAGTTAAGATTGTTGAAGTCGGTCCCCGAGATGGACTGCAAAACGAAATAGAAATAAGCCTTAGTGACAAGATTTCGCTCATCAATATCCTTAGTAATACCGGATTAACCATGATCGAATCAGGTAGCTTTGTCTCGCCAAAATGGGTGCCTCAAATGGCAAACAGTGGCGAATTATTTAAACGCATCAAACGTAATCGTGGCATTACCTATTCGGCATTAACCCCTAATTTAATCGGTTTAAATGCCGCAATCGCTGCAAATGTGGATGAAGTAGCTATATTTGGTTCTGCGTCCGAAAGCTTTAGTCGGAAAAATATTAACTGCTCGATTAACGAATCATTGCAACTGTTTGAGCCAGTGGTAACACAAGCGCTTGCAGCTGGTTTACGTGTTCGCGGTTATATATCTTGTACACTAGGTTGTCCGTATGAAGGTTATATTAGTATTAATAAAGTGGCAAAAGTCGCGCAGCAATTACATGACATGGGGTGCTACCAAATAAGCCTTGGTGATACTGTCGGCGTTGGAACACCTGAATCAGCAAAGTCGATGATCAATGCCGTTTCTCAGCATGTTCCCATTGATAAGCTAGCGGTTCACTTTCACGATACTTACGGTCAAGCGCTGGCAAATATTTATGCAGCATTACAATTAGGCATCAGTGTCATAGATAGTGCTGTCGCAGGATTAGGTGGCTGCCCGTATGCACAAGGAGCATCAGGTAATGTCGCAACAGAAGATGTGGTCTATATGTTAAATGGATTAGGTATTGAATCAGGCGTTGATCTCAATGAATTAATCGCAGCTGGTAATTTTATTTGCCAACGCTTAAATCGTCATAATGGTTCTAAAGTCGCGTTAGCTTACCCGACTGCACAAGCACGGTTTCAATCATTAATATGA
- a CDS encoding catalase: MSKKLTTAAGCPVAHNQNVQTAGKRGPQLLQDVWFLEKLAHFDREVIPERRMHAKGSGAYGTFTVTHDITRFTKAKIFSAIGKKTELFTRFTTVAGERGAADAERDIRGFAMKFYTEEGNWDLVGNNTPVFFLRDPLKFPDLNHAVKRDPRTNMRSAKNNWDFWTSLPEALHQITIVMSDRGIPATYRHMHGFGSHTFSFINSDNERFWVKFHFKSQQGIKNLSDAESETLIGKDRESHHRDLLESIDNRDFPKWTMQIQIMPEDDASKVPYNPFDLTKIWPHSDYPLIEVGELELNRNPENFFAEVEQSAFNPASVVPGISFSPDKMLQGRLFSYGDAQRYRLGVNHHSIPVNAPRCPVHSYHRDGAMRVDGNHGGTVGYEPNDQGEWAEQPDFSEPPLSLDGAAAHWDHREDDDYFSQPGDLFRLMTPEKQAILFDNTARNLGGVPEEIQIRHLRHCFKADPDYAHGIAKLLGIDVSKYKN; this comes from the coding sequence ATGAGTAAAAAACTAACGACAGCAGCAGGTTGCCCTGTTGCGCATAATCAGAACGTCCAAACCGCGGGTAAACGAGGCCCTCAACTGCTACAAGATGTGTGGTTTCTGGAAAAACTAGCACACTTTGATCGAGAGGTGATCCCTGAACGTCGTATGCACGCCAAAGGTTCTGGCGCTTATGGTACGTTTACTGTTACTCATGATATTACTCGATTTACGAAGGCGAAAATTTTCTCGGCTATTGGTAAAAAAACAGAATTATTTACTCGTTTTACAACGGTCGCGGGTGAACGTGGTGCTGCCGATGCCGAGCGTGACATCCGTGGTTTTGCCATGAAATTCTATACGGAAGAAGGTAACTGGGACTTAGTCGGTAACAATACACCCGTGTTCTTCTTACGTGATCCACTTAAATTCCCCGATCTTAATCATGCGGTAAAACGTGATCCTAGAACCAATATGCGTAGCGCAAAAAACAACTGGGATTTCTGGACTTCATTACCTGAAGCTTTGCATCAAATTACAATCGTGATGAGTGATCGTGGTATTCCAGCAACGTATCGACATATGCATGGATTTGGTAGCCATACGTTTAGCTTTATCAACAGTGATAATGAACGTTTCTGGGTTAAATTCCATTTCAAATCACAGCAAGGTATTAAGAATTTATCGGATGCAGAATCAGAAACCTTAATTGGTAAAGACCGAGAAAGTCATCACCGTGATTTGCTAGAAAGTATTGATAATCGCGACTTCCCTAAGTGGACGATGCAAATACAGATTATGCCTGAAGATGATGCCTCTAAAGTCCCTTATAATCCTTTTGATCTGACAAAAATATGGCCGCATAGCGACTATCCTTTGATTGAAGTGGGTGAGTTAGAGCTTAATCGTAATCCCGAGAACTTCTTTGCTGAAGTTGAGCAGTCTGCTTTTAATCCAGCAAGTGTGGTACCGGGTATCAGTTTCTCACCAGATAAAATGCTACAAGGGCGTTTATTCTCGTATGGCGATGCACAGCGTTATCGTCTCGGTGTGAATCATCACAGCATTCCGGTTAATGCACCGCGTTGCCCAGTACACAGTTATCATCGTGATGGTGCAATGCGTGTTGATGGTAATCATGGCGGAACAGTGGGGTATGAACCAAATGATCAAGGTGAGTGGGCAGAGCAACCAGATTTTTCTGAGCCACCGCTGAGTCTAGATGGTGCTGCTGCACACTGGGATCATCGTGAAGATGATGACTACTTTAGCCAACCGGGTGATTTGTTCCGACTAATGACACCAGAGAAACAAGCTATTTTATTTGATAATACGGCGCGTAACTTAGGCGGTGTACCTGAAGAAATCCAGATCAGGCATTTAAGACATTGCTTCAAAGCTGACCCTGATTATGCCCATGGTATTGCTAAGTTGTTAGGTATTGATGTGAGTAAATATAAAAACTAA
- a CDS encoding MBL fold metallo-hydrolase translates to MSSIIIKHFFHPDSSTISYLIYDLISLKAAIIDSALDYESNSGNITFDFANSQIEFIKQHKLTLTWILETHAHADHLSAAYYLKSQLGGKIAIGKYITQAQQTFKDIFALNDAEISVSGKEFDQLLSHDDTLFIGDTAIKVIETPGHTRDSVTYLIEDNAFIGDTLFMPDSGSARCDFPGGAASELYQSIKQLYELPDNTKLWMCHDYQPNGRELQFQTTVAESKQSNIHITDDVTLDSFVTVRQTRDNKLAVPRLLYPALQVNIKGGELPQASDHQPVFFKIPVHILKAEDQND, encoded by the coding sequence ATGTCTTCAATTATAATAAAACACTTTTTTCACCCAGATAGTTCAACGATAAGTTACCTTATTTATGATTTGATTAGCCTTAAAGCTGCCATTATTGATAGTGCACTCGATTATGAAAGTAACTCAGGTAACATTACTTTTGATTTTGCTAACTCTCAAATTGAATTTATAAAGCAGCATAAGTTAACGCTAACGTGGATATTAGAAACACATGCGCATGCAGACCATTTATCAGCCGCTTATTATTTGAAATCACAGCTTGGTGGTAAGATCGCTATTGGTAAATACATCACGCAAGCGCAGCAAACCTTTAAAGACATTTTTGCATTAAACGACGCTGAAATATCAGTGTCTGGTAAAGAGTTTGACCAACTACTCAGTCACGATGACACACTATTCATTGGTGATACCGCCATCAAAGTCATTGAAACACCCGGCCACACCAGAGATAGCGTCACTTATCTCATCGAAGATAATGCATTTATTGGTGATACCTTATTCATGCCAGACAGTGGTTCAGCCCGCTGTGACTTCCCCGGCGGTGCAGCGTCAGAGCTTTATCAAAGCATCAAACAGCTTTACGAACTGCCTGACAATACCAAGCTTTGGATGTGCCATGATTACCAGCCAAATGGCAGAGAATTACAATTCCAAACGACAGTCGCAGAAAGTAAGCAGTCAAATATTCATATTACAGATGATGTCACCCTCGATAGCTTTGTTACTGTTCGTCAAACCCGTGATAACAAACTTGCAGTGCCAAGACTTCTGTATCCTGCATTACAAGTGAACATTAAAGGGGGAGAACTACCGCAAGCAAGTGATCACCAACCAGTATTCTTCAAAATACCTGTGCATATATTAAAAGCAGAGGATCAAAATGACTGA
- a CDS encoding helix-turn-helix transcriptional regulator, with translation MTEQMSIERLEQNATKAESLMKALSNKHRLMILCLLQQGELSVSALNALIQIPQSTLSQHLAWLRREKYVKTRREAQTIYYQLDDNNVTKVIDVLHDLFCD, from the coding sequence ATGACTGAACAAATGAGCATTGAGCGATTAGAGCAGAATGCAACTAAAGCTGAATCACTGATGAAGGCATTAAGTAACAAGCATCGCTTGATGATACTGTGTTTATTACAGCAAGGTGAGTTATCCGTATCAGCACTGAATGCGTTAATACAGATCCCGCAATCGACGTTATCACAACACCTCGCTTGGTTAAGACGAGAAAAATACGTGAAAACACGTCGTGAAGCGCAGACAATCTATTATCAACTTGATGATAATAATGTGACCAAAGTGATTGATGTATTGCATGACCTGTTTTGTGATTAA
- a CDS encoding electron transfer flavoprotein subunit beta/FixA family protein — translation MKILVAVKRVIDHKINIRIKADETGVENANVRMAINPFCEIAIEQAVRFKEEGIADEVVLVSIGPKAADVQLRTGLALGADRAILIKTDDEVQSLDVAKLLHKVVQEELPDLVLLGKQAIDTDNNQTGQMLAALANMPQGTFASEIRFVVSNSVKVTREVDGGLTTIELSLPAVVTVDLRLNTPRYPSLPNIMKAKRKIITITPVDMMGVALSPRLVTLKVEEPTARQAGIKVANVAELVDKLTHQAKVI, via the coding sequence ATGAAGATATTAGTCGCAGTGAAGCGGGTTATTGATCATAAGATCAACATCAGGATTAAAGCGGATGAAACGGGAGTTGAAAACGCGAATGTTAGAATGGCGATTAATCCATTTTGTGAAATCGCGATAGAGCAAGCGGTACGCTTTAAAGAAGAGGGGATTGCAGATGAAGTTGTCCTTGTCAGTATTGGCCCTAAAGCTGCTGATGTGCAACTGCGGACAGGATTAGCATTGGGTGCAGACCGCGCCATATTAATTAAAACAGATGATGAAGTGCAGTCCCTCGATGTTGCTAAATTATTGCATAAAGTTGTGCAAGAAGAGTTACCCGATCTAGTGTTGCTAGGTAAGCAGGCGATTGATACTGATAACAATCAAACCGGACAAATGTTGGCGGCGCTGGCAAATATGCCGCAGGGAACTTTTGCTTCTGAGATTCGATTTGTTGTGTCGAATAGCGTCAAAGTGACCCGCGAGGTTGATGGTGGTTTAACAACGATAGAGTTGAGTTTACCTGCTGTTGTGACCGTCGATTTACGTTTGAATACTCCGCGCTATCCATCATTGCCAAACATCATGAAAGCCAAGCGCAAAATTATTACCATCACACCGGTTGATATGATGGGGGTGGCTTTATCACCTCGCTTAGTCACCCTTAAAGTCGAAGAACCTACTGCGCGTCAAGCCGGTATTAAAGTAGCCAATGTGGCAGAACTTGTGGATAAACTCACGCATCAAGCGAAGGTGATTTAA